DNA from Aphis gossypii isolate Hap1 chromosome 3, ASM2018417v2, whole genome shotgun sequence:
aaatttgacttaattttttttttttaatttaaaataatatttaagtgtaaAGAACGGTACCTATGATATCgtgaaaatgtacaaatattttttgaaatattaatgaaaaaaatgtactatgaCCTCTAATTGAATCATAAtgtgctattaaaataaaataagcatcAGTTCTATTAGATTAGGGAGACTTATTCGATTATTGCTATGTCTTACAGAGCTTTCGACAACAACtaacataattgtttatatcatTTCTATGCTGTAAAAATTACACTACAAATATTTCCTCTGTCTAGACGTATGAGTAGTGAAAAATCGGTAAAATTTAACTACtatttgatattgtttttgaaattctcAGAACTGGGAGAGCTACAAGCTTATAATTAATCACTAGTTCCCTTCAACATGTGTTATACGTACATGCCTATGAACGGGTGACAACTGGCGGTGATTGTAGGCGCAATTTTGTGCACGTAATGTGCTTTTATTGCAACGGCGATGGCGACAAAATTTCGCAAGAGACGAggcaattttctatttatgacCGGTCTGTCGCCGTGGCTTCGGGTGGGATCGTAAAAATACACGCCAAGGCTTCGCCACGCGTCCACCGCACAAACACGAAATTGCACTACGATGAAGATACGGCAAAGGGAGTGTAgaggataaaataataaaataaataactgagCGACAAAGACGAGTGAaaagtttctattttttccCTCATTTCCCTTCACTTCTCTCCGACTATAGaacgttataaataatatatatagcctatatatattttgtctcGAGCACAATTGTTAAGCTTCTTCACTGGTAACGGCCAGTGGGGTAGTTTTTACACGATAGTTATTTAATCAACGTTCCCCTTGCCATGAggcactaaataaaattaccttttCCTCTACTGCAACAGCGCAAATTACTGGCCAGCAATGTGACCGAATtgacgatttaaaaatatgtgcttttacacaatatatgtgtgtaaaggTCTACTCGATGGGATGGAGGTGACTGGCAATCAGCGTGGTGGAAGCGTGAAGGACAGGGACATTGTAAAAATGAATCCGGGGGGACCGTTAAGTTTTCCGAACAGTAACGCGTCCCATTTAAACTCGTGTTATTGTCGCGAAAAGCATGGGTAAAAAAATATCCCTCAcctttatactttattgttatttcttaCCCTGCCGCTACTACCCAATCATTCCGACTCACCGAAAATCCATTAACTCACAGTTACTCCCATAAGCTGCCGCTTTTTCCCCTTAAGAAAAACATATCGCAAAAATTTCCTCAAAATACCCAAACGCGTcgaaataaaatgtacgtgACATAATGTCATACGCAGCTATAGTGCAGTACACGCGCTTTTTTTGCAAAAATgagattaagttttttttttaaataaattcacgtaccaaattttcagactgaataacgaatatttaagtttttctcGAATTctaatacgtttttataccataaaaaaaaattcgtgtAAATCCCTTTATGCGACCAAAATTAATACCAATGTACaggtactgtataatatatataaagtatttaatagcgttgttatttttttaaaaacatttatatgctACGATAcctctaaaatttaataattaaactgtcTAAACATTTCACTGTAAAATTCGAATTTATCCATAATGATATTCCATTGTTTTGATCCTATTATCGTTGTATTTTtccatacaattattttgtatttcatttcGCAAACCCatgaatgaaaataacatGAAACTACTAAGTATTCTGCTTTTAACATCGGTTAAACATGTTATACAGCAATTTCGGTacgaatatgataataatatcagtGAATAAAATCATCGTGTccaattctaatataatttcatgatGTCTCAACGgtaatagaattatataattatgtaattgcaTATCGCATAATTTGCCAAATGTGGCTTATTGTACTTAAACTGCATTAAGTCATAAATCTTTTTGTGGAATATCAAATTACCACTCCACTTATGCAGTTAGCACACAATGGCCGTTAAGAGCCACTGTAATAGGCTAAATTATGGctattcgatataatatatatacgagtagtagtaggtatatacaggTTGCTTAATATTTAGtctaataatacataacagattataattaaaattatatccgtTTTCGAATGATTAAACGATATAAACTTTGTAatacagatatttttttaaaaaagtatcgATGAAAACTGAATATgattgtatagaaaaaaaatgtattacttataaactctataaaaaataacttattaaaatattttaaaactaatctagtttttatcactaaataattacttactcTTTATAAAagtagaataattatattttacttatggtatataattaagtatcaaGCATGATTTTCATtccatgaatataatataaatgtattttatttcgaataaaatatatcagcaCCATCCTtcctattgtattaatttattataaaaaataaataaaactgttaaattatCATAGCTAAATGCAATACTAACGATTCTCTAAAGTACcctcaaattaatttaaaagcatatttagtttttttttataatattaataaattattttttttcctacagATTTCTGTTTCATACTGCAGTGGCATCCCGCCAGCAGAACTTTTTATCTTTACCTATACCCAAGTTTTAATTTCACATTTCGTTACCCCTAACAACCCTCTCTTGAGTATGCCAAGTTTATTTCAATCTCtcggttattttattaattaaaaacataaacctGGATTATAtggaaaatcataaaaatttcacttttttatttaatatagtttattttatcgagtttactttgatttaatataaatctatatggATTTATGTATTGCAGGTGTCATGGATACGGCGGCGGGATTCGCACATACTCACTATTGATTGGTTGTTGTTTATCGCTGACGACAGATTCCGAATATTTCTAGTAGAACCCACGTGTACGTGGAcattgcaaataaaatatgtgcagCCCAGGGACGCTGGCATTTACGAATGccaaataaatacatcacCTAAAATGAGCCATTTGGTTCAGCTCAATGTCGTAGGTAAGTATCAAGcctaaaaaacatatttttaagttaatatatattatgtcatttattaataaccaaATGTCATAATTTGTAACTTACAAAAGCCAAGTAAGGACCGATACATGTATGTAGgtgtatgaatataatacatacccgcaatatcattgttattgtgtattttaattacatttcagcattaaaataacaatttggaTACGAATACTGTAatcgaatttaattaaaagtcaaattcatgtattttataacaaagtgtaattattctattaatacaTTACGATCAAACGAATTTTCGTTCACTTTCTAAATtagaattacataatatattcaaaaaaaatattttatctcttCATatctgttgaaaaaaaataatatttaaatacactttaaaatatttctgtattCTAAAAAGTATTCttaatgtatactaaaaaGTTGAAATGCGTTTAGAGATTGATATGTCTAAACTGACGGTGTAACATATCTAGTCGTAATCGAATATAttccaaatattaaattaattttatttaaccataTTTCAAACTTAACAACGAATTATGAGATATTCTTGATTACACTTCAAATTGACTAAAGCaccacatatttaaaaatcctcgttaaatgtataaaaccgaacttaatattatgttatatatccaaacaaccgaaaaaaaaattaatataggtacctatcgaTAATGTTGGTGTTTAAACGATTATGGTATATCGCGTGCATTGAAAACCCAACACAACTCTAATGACTctgtaattaacataataacaaaattaataaattaaaaaattgaaattcggaataatatataagtaaaccTTTTCATCCAACAGTGCCAAAGATTGAGATCATGGGCGAGTCGGATATCCATGTGATGGAGGGCAGCTCGGTGAGCCTGAAATGCGTGATCCGGCAGAGTGTCCGGGACCCGGACTATATATTCTGGTACCAGAATAACAAACGGGTGCTAGACTACGGCAAGGGAGCCAAAGTGATCAGCAGTGAACGGTTAGACGCCAACACGATGGTGGCCACTTTGACCATCAACAACGCTGTGCGGCACGACTCTGGCAACTACACGTGTCAGCCGTCTAACTTGGACTCAGCCAGCGCGTATCTGCACGTCTTGAACGGTACGCTACggaatacttataaaaatattatataataattatatgataatattttagtttttataactgacgttgttcattttatatgtaaaaccaaaattaacaaaatattttaataataccatcAGCTGCCACGAACATtcgatttagattttattcaaatctaAGCAGTCTGTTGTTCTTCCGGAATCCCTTTACCCCGCAAtagccattataatattcacaaaCGATTCGACTGTACGTGCGGCTCGTActgcatttatacatatatatatactcgtataaccACGATCCTTCTCCTGTATTTGAAGTGTTTGACTTAACAAATGCGTTTTTCGTTCTCGGCGAAATCAAATGGAAATAATTCAAACCAAATAAATCATAAGTTTATAAGGTACAGATTTTATATGTTTCCTTGGGTTCAAATTTTAGATTCCACCACTAGTGTTTAATTACtcataaattatgaacaaataaataacatcattGTAACTTGGTAAGTACTCAAAACTATAcgaatgttataaaaaaaatttaacaaacaacGAAAGCACTTAAAGTGTCAAACTCCGTACACaaatcttatttaatatttttacttcgaGCCGAAAACTATTTGAGTTAttgtttctattaaataataagcgttagaaaaatcgagaaaaatatttgttgtatagtttattggaattctttaatttataatgagaCTAGGTTTTTCCCTAAATATGTTACCACTAACGATATTCGaataatgtgttaaaaatacatcacAAAAATTACACTTAAATAACCATTGTTTAATAAGacgtattgatttaaatttttaaaaaaatattattattctagataggtaatatattatgaaaaactataattttaccgatataataatatattggcaATATTGGGACATCTGTGATTAGTTGTCTTTCAAGAGATAATCacgtgattaaaaatattacaaaaatatgacaaCTCGAAAACcctaaatgaaataaattataatatttattaaaaataaataaagcatattttatatgccaatattttcataatacttCCAACAAATTCACAAAtgggttttaataaaattgacaaaaattaatataaatattgtattgtacacGATTTCTATgggttcaataaatattttatacattgttatttcataaaatattaattaataaaataacattgtatggacaaaattttaatgtcatcatgtaaatactaaattaaaataaaatacatacattacatacattttgattaaaataatctataaaatatttagaacacTTGTgtattcttcattttttttttttgtgaattttcatatctaaaaagtaatattaaatttttaaataaataatgtacaaagaTACCTCTATataggataaaatatttaacgttccaaaaataaacaaatattttaaattacttattttaaaatacgtttcaTATCTCcagtataatgaaaattattcagctattatatttagtagaaCTCAATAATTCCATTCACCTTGTATTCTTACTATTAGAAAATgtgatcaaataatttttgttttattcaatatttaataatataagctgTAAACAGTTTAAGTTACTTAGAGAACTGAGAagttgaaataattgtttgtatcATAACCAATAACAGGCAAATACTAAACAACACCAAGTTTTATACagcaatgtatttaaattaaataaatataatggtcatattttatttatactgtatCAAACTCTGTTTTAACGGTCGTAGCCCATTCGGCTCCCATTTTCCTAAAACGGCTACCGTTTTACAAAAAGATCAATTTCCAAACGACTTTCATCAAAAAGATTTTACGAACAGGTTAATTTCCAAAAGGCTCCGGTTTTTTAGATCACAAGTTCATTTTCATTTGTAGCAGACTAAAAACTGTCTCAAAAGAGGTGTGGTTAAACTTTTGTAGGTGAAAACTAAGTAAATTACAAAACTTAAACAGAAAAATCATACactgtgaattttttattaaaataataataaattttaatgttaaaaaaaatgcatgtataagtagaaatataaaaaaatcatacattagGCATTTTTTTagccataatttttttttgtataatctaTACGTGTTATTTTAGTAGATGAAAATTTGTCTCCTAACGAACTCtagttcttttaaaaatttaagtgtacTGACATGAcagagttttaatttaattttttttctacgggAGCCGTTTAGGTATTTACCTGTTCATTAGATAGATGGGAGCCATTTGGGATCCGACAGATTTAAATTATGCTTTaagtgtgttatatttttcttgaataaGTTTTACATGCacaaattttcaatgtttaaaattctcaaactacaatgtttatttattgttattgaacatttaaaaaaaaaaatagtttatttgttaaataatttattaagtgatGTTTCTcatctataacaatatttttttttatatatgaactGAAACccaaaagatatttaaaaatgaataataatgccttcattaatcattaggtttccgagtatataatatacaaccattaattttttgtaatattatatttttactcgaCGGAAATCGGTAAGAATGAAATAAAACGCAACTATAACGAcaaaaaatgactaaaaatacAGAACAAAAGATATAACATTGAATTCTTTAATACATAATCTAAAGCGTGCCCCGTCTTAAGAATAATTATCGAACTATTATCattcatgattttaaataaaaatcgtgtCAGTGGGAAAAATGGTTAGGACAACTTAAGGATGCACCCACTAATTATTGTCATTGGAACGGAGTAAGATCTCGTGCAGTTGTGGATAcggaatgaaatataattttttcttattgaaaTATACTAATAGCAACTGCTCTCGTTAAAAAACTGCTCTAACGGCAAGCTTTCGACGCTTATTAGTAAACATCTTTCCGGGTCGCTATCGTAATTGTTTACTTCTGTATATTCGAACACAATATAAATCGACAAAGGAAACCGACGAACGCTACACATATACCTAGGATATGTATTATGCCTGCTGGAGTTAAGCAAACTTCTTAGTAGCGCCGCCACATCAGCGGAACAAGACAATATCGtgcgaaataataaattgtcggTGCTCTTTAATATAGTCGTATAGTGCGCATCCTGCAGGATGGcttcataatatacctatggtTTCAGATGAGCACAAAAATTAGCAACacctagtaatattatacagcacgatgtgttaattaaatttgccGTTGGGTAGGATTATAAAAACGGTTGCCGTGAATACATTTCCATATTAACGCAGCGAGAGACGAATGAGATGTGAGCGCTTGTGAGTGTGCATACGCTTatatggaatataatattatatatttacgtaaCGCATAGTTAAAATTCACTCagattattcaaaatctgtaaattctaataataatcgtatttttttcttctaattcTCTATCTAGAACTTAATCACTCCTATTATCGTTGGCTTATTATTAGTCTATTGTTATCACAAGACCATTCGTTCAATCGTCATTGAATTGCGAACTTTGTaccgtaaattaaatttgcttcatttttttttcattgttttacatttaaaaatcccAGAGCTAATCAATACTGAATactgcaaataatataatacgattttaaaatataaatgtaatagtgtATTAACTGTACATTCATTTGAAATATACCAATTATACGTAACATTGGATAGTGATACTTTTGTCTTAAGTAAATAGTGTCCAAGCCACAGGGTAtcaatttgatgaaaaaaaaaatcacttctTATGATTACTTTATCGATTTACCGTCCAaaatttcaacttcaaaaaactgctattaagataaaaatttaattttaatactataaaattgcTAACTCATCGGATATTCGAAAATGTGAACACAATAAACGATTAATCTTATTCCACTACTAGGCTACTATAAAAACGCGAACATAGGAAATTATATCTCCTAAAAGTACTTCCGAGAGctcattaatattcatatgg
Protein-coding regions in this window:
- the LOC114131428 gene encoding lachesin-like isoform X2; the protein is MRKMQTVKYFHTALPSEKYNPQQQKKQVSDFLVRPFFDTSVSSNITTQLGGHAYMPCRVKQLGNKSVSWIRRRDSHILTIDWLLFIADDRFRIFLVEPTCTWTLQIKYVQPRDAGIYECQINTSPKMSHLVQLNVVVPKIEIMGESDIHVMEGSSVSLKCVIRQSVRDPDYIFWYQNNKRVLDYGKGAKVISSERLDANTMVATLTINNAVRHDSGNYTCQPSNLDSASAYLHVLNGEHPAAIQRGHSSGTQIPIRLLGPLSAVLGLSSSHSTRAALLTTAFAVDLVVRTLYSMIV
- the LOC114131428 gene encoding lachesin-like isoform X1, whose product is MYSTKVTAMTFLVAIFAVSPLQSSEEKYNPQQQKKQVSDFLVRPFFDTSVSSNITTQLGGHAYMPCRVKQLGNKSVSWIRRRDSHILTIDWLLFIADDRFRIFLVEPTCTWTLQIKYVQPRDAGIYECQINTSPKMSHLVQLNVVVPKIEIMGESDIHVMEGSSVSLKCVIRQSVRDPDYIFWYQNNKRVLDYGKGAKVISSERLDANTMVATLTINNAVRHDSGNYTCQPSNLDSASAYLHVLNGEHPAAIQRGHSSGTQIPIRLLGPLSAVLGLSSSHSTRAALLTTAFAVDLVVRTLYSMIV